The Amycolatopsis coloradensis sequence AGGTCGCCACCTGGTTCGGCGACGACACGCACAGCCTCCTCGTCGCCACCGGCACCGTGCTCGACGCCATCGAGGTCGACGACGAGCTCGGCAAGGCCGCCGCCCGCCTGCTGCGCGCCACCGGGCACCCCGCCCCGATCGTCGCGATGCCGAACGGCCGCTGGCTGTTCCTCACCACCGTCGCCGCGAGCATCCCGCGGGAACTGGCCGACCAGGCCTCGATCCAGTGGCACGGCGCGAACGGCTACATCCCGCTGCCCCCGTCGCCGTTCCAGCATGGTGTCGTGCACTGGCGGGTCAAGCCCGAGGTCTGGGGCTGGCAGCTGCCCGAGGCCGCCGACGTGCACGACGTGCTCGTCCGTGCGCTGGCCGGTGACCAGGCCGTCGCCCCGGTGGCGAGCCTTAGCACCGCCGCCTGATCAACCCACAATTTCAAGCCACCCCGTGGCCGGACACGGACCCGTGCTGACGCAAAGCCCCGAGCACGGTGTCCAGAACGGCCACCGCCCCCGCCTTGTCCAGCGGATCGTTGCCGTTCCCGCACTTCGGCGACTGGACGCAGGACGGGCAGCCGGCCGGGCACTCGCAGGAAACGATCGCCTCCCGCGTTGCGGCCAGCCAAGGGACAATCGCGGCAAATCCGCGGTCGGCGAATCCCGCACCCCCGGGATGACCATCGTGCACGAACACCGTCGCCTCCCCGGTGTCTTCGTGCCACGCGGTCGACACCCCGCCAATGTCCCAGCGGTCGCAGGTAGCGAACAGCGGTAGCAGGCCGATCGCCGCGTGCTCGGCGGCATGCAGGGCACCGGGGACGCGCGCCGGATCCAACTCGGCGCCCGTCCCCGGTGCTCCGCCAAGTTCCTCGGTCCCCACCCCGGAGCCTCCGGTCCCCACCGGCTCCAGAACTTCGGTCCCCGTCCGATGGCCCCCGGTCCCCGCCACGCCATCGGACGCGCCGAGCAGCTCGGCCGAGATCGTGTACCAGACGGCACGGGTGTGCAGGCTCTGCTCCGGCAGATCCAGCGGAGTCTGGTCCAGCACCTCGCCGGACGGACGTCTCCGCAAGTAGCCGACCACTCGCGAGCTCACCGAAACCTCGCCCAGGTTCACCGTGACCCCGCCGTGCACTCGCTTCTCGTCGGTGCGCAGCACGCTGATGTCGACGACCTCGCGCGGTGACGTGGTCCAGTCCGGATCCTCCGCGTGCACCAGGGCGAGCCCGGTCTCCAGATCCAGTTCGTCGACCACGTAGGACGAACCCTGGTGCAGGTACACCGCGCCGGGATGGACCGCGTAGCAGGCGGAGCCCGGGTCGACCGTGCCGAGCATCCGACCGGAATCGGCCTCCACCACCGCGATCTGTTCGCCGCCGGAACCCCGGATGCCGACTTCGGCGTGCGGCCGGTCGCGCGAGGTCCAGTACCAGCCGCTCGTGCGGCGGCGGACGATCTTCTCCTTGACCAGATCGGCGAGTACGGCGCGCGCCGAGTCGCCGCCGAAGGCCGCGACCTCAGGCTCGGTCAGCGGGAGTTCGGCGATGGCGCAGGCCAATTGCGGCCCGAGCACATACGGATTCGACGGGTCGAGGACGGCGGCCTCGACGGGCCGGTCCAGGATCGCGGCCGGATGGTGCACGAGATAGGTGTCCAGCGGATCGTCGCGGGCCACGAACACGACCAGCGCCGCGTCGCCCGCGCGCCCGGCCCGTCCCGCCTGCTGCCAGAACGACGCGAGCGTCCCCGGATAGCCTGCCAGGACCACCGCGTCCAGCCCGGCGATGTCGACGCCGAGTTCGAGCGCGTTCGTCGTCGCGACACCGAGCAACCGCCCGGACAGCAACGCCGCTTCGAGGGCGCGCCGCTCCTCCGGCAGATACCCGGAGCGGTACGCGGCGACGGATTCCGCCAGTGCACCGTCCACTTCGGACAGAATCCGTCTGGCGCCGAGCGCGGTCAGCTCCGCGCCTCGCCGCGACCGGACGAACGCCAGCGAGCGAGCGCCTTCGATGACCAGTTCGGCGAGGATCCGGGAGGCCTCGGCCCCCGCCGAGCGCCGCACCGGTGCTCCGTTCTCGCCAGAGAGCTCCGACAGCAGCGGGGGTTCCCACAACGCGACCGTGCGAGCGCCGCGCGGCGAGCCATCCTCGGTGACCGGGACACAGTCCTGTCCGGTGAGTTTCGACGCGAACGCCGCCGGGTCCGCGGTCGTCGCGGACGCGAGGACGAAGACCGGCGAAGCGCCGTAGTACGCAGCGACCCTTCGCAACCGGCGCAGCAGCAGCGCCACGTGGGAACCGAAGACACCGCGATAGCTGTGGCATTCGTCGACGACGACGAACGAGAGCCGCCGGAAGAACCGGGACCAGCGCGCGTGCGACGAGAGGATCCCGCGGTGCAGCATGTCCGGGTTCGTGAACACCCAGTTCGCGTGCGCGCGGACCCAGTCCCGCTCTTCCAGCGGAGTGTCCCCGTCGAACGACGCCGCCCGCGCCTTCTTGATGTCCAAAGAGGACACCGAGCGCAACTGGTCGGCGCCGAGCGCCTTGGTCGGCGACAGGTACAGCGCCGTGGCCCGCTCGTCCTCGACCAGTGCCGAGAGCACCGGTAACTGGTACGCGAGCGACTTGCCCGACGCGGTGCCGGTCGAGATCACGACGTGCCGGCCCTCACGGGCCAAGGACGCGGCCTCCGCCTGATGCCGCCATGGCGTCTCGACTCCGTTCGCCTTCAGCGCCTTGACGACCGGACCCGCCGCCCACTCCGGCCAGTCCACGGAATCCGCCGGACGGGCCGGCAGTTCGGCCACATGGGTGACCGGGTACAGCGAAGCCGGGATCCCCGCCGTCGCGCGGTCGAGAAGCCGCCGGCCCTTGCCGGATCGCACCGTGCCGTCCACCTTCGGAAGCTTCGCACAGCGCACCGACAGAAACGGTCCGCCGCCGGACGGAACGGGCACTGGAAGTGGCCGCCGATGATCGATACAGTGACCAGCCTCACACGATTACGGAACGTACGGTGGCGGGGACGCCTTGCCGCCCGCCATCCCACTACCAATACACTCCCGCAATCCACACCGTCTGTGGCGAGCGTCATGTGAGACGTGCCTTGCAGTGCGACTAGCGTGACGTTCGGCTCAGATCCCCATGCCAGCGTCGGCACGCCGGTTCCATCGGCGGATCGTCGTTGGCCAACGGCGACGTCTCCAGGAGGACGAATGTCCCGGCAGTTCCTCGCGGAGGGCGAACTCACGCTCTCCGGAGGTGGTTACACCATCGTCGGTGTGATCGCCGTGGTCGCCCTTGCCGCACTGGTCATCGGCTACGTTCTGCTCAAGGAGGTCTTGGCCGCGGGCCAGGGCACCTCCAAGATGCAGGACATCGCGAAGGCAGTGCAGGAAGGCGCGGCTGCCTATCTCAAACGGCAGCGCAACACCCTAGCGATCTTCGGTGCGATCGTTTTCGTGCTGCTCTTCGCTTTGCCGGCCGATGACTGGAACGAGAAGATCGGCCGGTCCATCTTCTTCTTGGTCGGCGCTGGGTTCTCCTTCGCGATCGGCTATCTCGGCATGTGGCTGGCGACACAGGCGAACCTGCGTGTCGCGGCCGCTTCGCGCGAGGCGGGCGGTCGCGAGAAGGCGATGCGCCTGGCCTTCCGCACCGGTGGCGTCGTCGGCATGATCACCGTCGGTCTCGGTCTCTTCGGCGCCGCGGTGGTCGTCCTCGTCTACACCGGACAGGCCCCGAAGGTGTTGGAGGGCTTCGGTTTCGGTGCCGCGCTGATCGCGATGTTCATGCGTGTCGGCGGCGGTATCTTCACGAAGGCCGCCGACGTCGGCGCGGACCTGGTCGGCAAGGTCGAGCAGGGCATCCCCGAGGACGACCCGCGCAACGCGGCCACCATCGCCGACAACGTCGGTGACAACGTGGGCGACTGCGCCGGGATGGCGGCGGACCTCTTCGAGTCGTACGCGGTCATGCTCGTCGCGGCGCTGATCCTGGGTAGCACCGCGTTCGGCGTGCACGGCCTGATCTTCCCGCTCATCGTGCCCGCCATCGGTGTGATCACCGCGGTCATCGGTGTCTACATCACCAAGGCCAAGGCGGGCGAAGGCGGTCTGGTCACGATCAACCGCTCGTTCTACATCTCCGCGGCGATTTCCGCGGTGCTCTCGACGATCGCGGCGTTCGTCTACCTGCCCGGTTCGTTCTCCGAGCTGACCAGCGGTGCGACCAGCGAGCCCGGTAGCCCGGCGCTGATCGCGACCATCTCGGTGATCATCGGCATCGTGCTCGCGGCGGTCATCCTCAAGCTCACCGGCTACTACACCGGCACCGAGCACAAGCCGGTCAAGGAGGTCGGCAAGTCCTCCGAAACCGGTGCGGCGACGGTGATCCTGGCCGGTATCTCGGTCGGGTTCGAGTCCGCCGTGTATACCGCGCTCGTCATCAGCGCGGCCGTGTTCGGCGCGTACCTGCTCGGTGGCGGCGTCGCGCTGTTCGCCGTGGCGCTGGCCGGTACCGGTCTGCTCACCACCGTCGGCGTCATCGTCGCGATGGACACCTTCGGCCCGATTTCGGACAACGCGCAGGGCATCGCCGAGATGTCGGGTGACGTCGACGAAGACGCCGCGCAGATCCTCACCGAGCTCGACGCGGTCGGCAACACCACCAAGGCCATCACCAAGGGCATCGCGATCGCGACGGCGGTCCTCGCGGCGACGGCGCTGTTCGGGTCCTATCAGGACGCGATCAGCAAGGCGCTGAAGTCGATCCCGGAGGCGGCGCAGGCCAGCGCGTCCGCGCTGAACTTCTTCGTCAACGAAGTGGTCAGCCCGAACACCCTGGTCGGTGTCATCATCGGTGCGGCGGTCGTGTTCCTGTTCTCCGGTCTCGCGGTCAACGCGGTGTCCCGTGCCGCCGGCGCGGTCGTCTACGAAGTGCGCCGCCAGTTCCGCGACATCCCGGGCATCATGGAGGGCACCACCCGTCCCGAGTACGGCCGGGTCGTCGACATCGTCACGCGTGACTCGCTGCGTGAGCTGACCACGCCCGGTCTGCTCGCGGTCTTCGCCCCGATCGCGGTCGGCTTCGGCCTCGGCACCGGCGCTCTCGCCGGTTACCTCGCCGGTGCGATCGCTTCCGGCACCCTGATGGCGATCTTCCTCGCCAACTCCGGTGGTGCCTGGGACAACGCGAAGAAGCTCGTGGAGGACGGAAGCCACGGCGGCAAGGGATCGGACGCGCACGAGGCCACCATCATCGGTGACACCGTGGGTGACCCGTTCAAGGACACCGCCGGTCCCGCGATCAACCCGCTGATCAAGGTGATGAACCTGGTGTCGGTGCTGATCGCCCCGGCGGTCGTGCAGTTCTCGATCGGCGCGGACGCCAACGTCGGCATCCGCATCGCGATCTCGCTGGTCGCCGTCGCGATCATCGTCGCGGCGATCGTGGTCTCCAAGCGCCGCGAGTCGGTGCTTTCCGAGAACCCCGCGCAAGCGAAGGCTTAACGCCGGAAAGTTTCCTCCGCCGGGCCCGTCACGATTTTCGTGGCGGGCCCGGCGGCTGTCCGGCGCAGGCTAATGTCTGCGCGTCACGCCGATCCGATCCCGGGGGAGTCCCTGCCATGAGGCGTTCGATCATCCTGTTCGCCGCCGTTTTCCTGCTGGCGGGCTGTGGCGGCGCCGAGCGGACGGCCGCCCCTTCTCCTTCTTCTCCCGCCCCCGCGGCCGGGAGTTCCTGGATGGACGGTTTCTGCGGTTCGCTGATCGACTTCGCCAAGATCGGCGATTTCACGATGCCCGACTTCGAGCAGGACGACGTCGCCAGTGCGCGGAAGGTGATGGACGAGGCCTTCGGGGTGTTCGCGCCCGGTTTCGACAACGCGGTCACCGGTTTGGGGAAGCTCGGCCAGGCGCCGAGCGCGGAAGCCGACGCGGCGCGCAGGAGCATCGTCGACGCGCTGACGCCGATCCGGGACAAGGTGCTCGCCGCGAAGGCCGCGCTCGACGCGGCGCCGAAGGACGACAAGGCCGCCGTGGCGGCCGCCGCGGTTTCCTTCCGGCAAATCGGATCCGACATCAACGACATGCCCGACCCGTTCCAGCAGCTGGAAACGAACGTTTCGTTGAAAACACTGGCCGCGCAGGCCCCGAACTGCAAGAAGCTGCCTTCCTGACCTTCTTTCCGCCGCGTTGATTTGCATTGCCCCCCGGTATCGGTACCGTCGGGGGCCAGCCGGGAAGTCGTCAGGTCGGGAGGTGTTTTCGTGCGGCCGCGGTTCACCGTCCTTGCCGCGCTAGCAACAGGTATCGGACTCGGCCTCGCCGGGTGCGGGCACCAGCCCGCGGTGACTTCCCACGCCAGACAAGAAGGTCTCGCGACGGTCAGCGCGTCGGAGGCCGACCCCGCCTCCGCTTGGACGGAGGGGTACTGCGGCGCGGCGGGCGGCCTCGTCCGGACGCTGGCGACGCTGCCCAGCGTCGATCCGAGCACGCCACAGCAGGCTTCCCGTACCTCCAGCGAGCTGATGACCTCGGTGGTCGAAGGGCTGGACCGCACCTCCGCCGCCTTCGAGAACCTCGGTCCGGCGCCGGTCACGGGCGGTGACACCTCGCGCACGGCCGCCGTCGCCCAGCTCGCCGGCATCCGCGCCCGTGCCGACGACGTCCGTCACCGCCTCGACTCCTCAAGCGACCCCGAGGCGACGAAAACGGCGCTTCGCGACGCGAGGACGTCCCTCGACGAACTAGACCGCCTCGACCTTCTCAGGGGCCTTAACGACGTCCCTCAGCTCGCCGCGGCGAGCAGCCGGATCCCGATTTGCCAGGAATTGGTCAAACAACCTCGCTGAGTCACCCCGCGATCACTGGTCATGACTCGAACTTGTGTTCTATTCTGTCCGGGTGGACGGGACGATCTCGCTCTTCTCGGCGGAGGCGAGCGGGCCGGGGCTCGCCGATCTCGCCGGTGTGCTGTGCGGGCCCGGGCGGATGACGGGCTTCGGGCGGACGGCCGCGCGGCTGTCCGCCGTGGTCGACGAGCCGTGGCGGGCGGGTGCCCTCGCCAGGGAATGCCGTCGTCGCGGCGCGGAGGCGCAGGTCTCGGCCGCCGAATGCGGGCGGCCGCTCGTGAGGACGCCGTTCCGGGTCGACCTGCTGCCACTGGAGCAGCGCTGGAACCGTGGTGAAGAGAAGGTCCTGCCGGAGGGCTTCCGGCTCGACGGGGCCATGTTGAGGATGTGGGCGCTCGCGGCGGGCAGTCCCCAGGGCAACGGCTATCTGCTCGCGCTCGATCCGGAGGCGCCGGAGACGCACGAGCGGCTGATCACGGCGCTGGCCCAGCTGGGCGTGCCGGCGAAGGCGCAGAAAGGTGAAGAGGCACTGCTCCGGGTCACCGGACGGAGGCGGCTCGCGCATGTGCTGGAGCTGATCGGAGACGCGCCGGCGGGTGCCGAGCCCGCTTGGCCCAGTCTCGTGCCCGTGGTGCGTGCCGTTTGACGCTCGTGAGTGGTAAGGACGGTTAGAACCGTCCTTACCACTCACGAGGTAGACATCAGGGTTTCGGAGCCCGGCAGTTCGGATTCGACAGGTCGAGTTCACTGTGCGAGAGGCAGGAGGTCAGCTGGTAGGTCTGCTGCCCGTAGTTGATGCCCTTCCGCACGGTCACCTTCCCGGCCGCGTCCACCTCGCACGGGTTGTTCATCGTGCACCGCTGGCCGCTTTCGTTGCCGGTGTTGTTGACGCCGACGACCTTGCCGGTCGACCTCTCGACGATCGGCGACCCCGAGGTCCCGCCGATCGTCTTGCACGCCGAGGTGTACCTGATCGAGTCCTTCCAGACCCAGTTCGCCTCGCGCAGCTCGTGGACGAAGCCGTCGACGTTGCAGGAGTAGATCTTCTTCCAGTAACCCGACACCACGTCCATCGCGATACCCGCCGACGGACGGGTCGGCGAGAGCGTCAGCGGGGCGATGCCGTAGGCCGACTTGATCTTGGCGTAGCTGGTGTCGAGCTGGTAGAGCGAGACGTCGGTGTCGGTCATCGTCGCGTAGAGCAGCTTCTTCGCCTTGAGCGTGCCGAGCGAAGAGCGGCCGTCCTTGGACAGCAGGCTGAAGGTCCGCGTGGACGGCTTGTCGACGATTACTTCCCCGGGGTCCGGGAAACCTTCTTGCAGGCAGTGTCCGTTGGAAAGGACGAGGGCGGGGTCGTCGAGGCTCGCCTCGGGTGGTTTGACCACCGATCCCGAGCAGTTCGACAACGCCACGGTTCCGGCGAAGGTGGTCGTGGCCGCTTGCGCTGTCGCGGTTCCGACCAGCGCGGACGCGGTCAGCATGGCGAACAGTGTGCCGAGGAGTCGTCGGGTCACGTGGAGTCCTTTCGGGTCGGCGTGGACATCAAGTGAAGCGTTGGCGGGAGGGGGCCACCACCGTCGAACGGAGGGTGTTCGCCCCGTCACGCGGGCCCCCGGGCGGACGTGTCCGACATCACGTGCTAGGTGTTGAAAGGAAACGTCGACGAGGTCAGCGGCGATGCGCTGGACACACGATCGGCGGCGTGTTGCACCACCTAGCCGTGGTCCGGGCGGTGCGAGCGTGCACACTGACGGGTCGAGAGGCGGCGCGAAGGCGCCGAAGATGAGCGGAGAGCAGGACAGCGTGGCAGGAGCACGGACGAAGAAGACCGCGGCGTCGGACGACGGCGCGGGCCGTCGTCGGCTGGTGATCGTCGAGTCGCCGACCAAGGCCCGCAAGATCGCCCCGTACCTCGGCGGTAACTACGTCGTGGAGTCCTCCGTCGGACACATCCGCGACCTCCCTCGCGGCGCGGCCGACGTCCCCGCCCAGTACAAGGGCGAGTCGTGGGCGCGGCTGGGTGTCGACGTCGACAACGACTTCAAGGCGCTCTACGTCGTCACGCCGGACAAGAAGTCCAAGGTCACCGAGCTGAAGGGGCTGCTTAAGGACGTCGACGAGCTCTACCTCGCCACGGACCCCGACCGCGAGGGCGAAGCCATCGCGTGGCATCTGCTGGAGACCCTCAAGCCGAAGGTCCCGGTGCGCCGGATGGTCTTCCACGAGGTCACCGAGCAGGCGATCCGCGCCGCGGCCGACAGCACCCGCGAGCTCGACGGGGACCTGGTCGACGCGCAGGAGACCCGCCGCATCCTGGACCGGCTCTACGGCTACGAGGTCTCGCCCGTGCTGTGGAAGAAGGTCATGCCGAAGCTTTCGGCCGGCCGCGTGCAGTCCGTCGCGACCAGGATCGTGGTCGAGCGGGAGCGCGAGCGCATGCGCTTCACCTCGGCGTCGTACTGGGACATCTCGGCGACCATGGACGCCGGAGCCGACGCCTCCCCGCGCACCTTCCCCGCCAGGATGATCGCCGTCGACGGCGCGCGCCTGGCCACCGG is a genomic window containing:
- a CDS encoding DEAD/DEAH box helicase; the encoded protein is MDGTVRSGKGRRLLDRATAGIPASLYPVTHVAELPARPADSVDWPEWAAGPVVKALKANGVETPWRHQAEAASLAREGRHVVISTGTASGKSLAYQLPVLSALVEDERATALYLSPTKALGADQLRSVSSLDIKKARAASFDGDTPLEERDWVRAHANWVFTNPDMLHRGILSSHARWSRFFRRLSFVVVDECHSYRGVFGSHVALLLRRLRRVAAYYGASPVFVLASATTADPAAFASKLTGQDCVPVTEDGSPRGARTVALWEPPLLSELSGENGAPVRRSAGAEASRILAELVIEGARSLAFVRSRRGAELTALGARRILSEVDGALAESVAAYRSGYLPEERRALEAALLSGRLLGVATTNALELGVDIAGLDAVVLAGYPGTLASFWQQAGRAGRAGDAALVVFVARDDPLDTYLVHHPAAILDRPVEAAVLDPSNPYVLGPQLACAIAELPLTEPEVAAFGGDSARAVLADLVKEKIVRRRTSGWYWTSRDRPHAEVGIRGSGGEQIAVVEADSGRMLGTVDPGSACYAVHPGAVYLHQGSSYVVDELDLETGLALVHAEDPDWTTSPREVVDISVLRTDEKRVHGGVTVNLGEVSVSSRVVGYLRRRPSGEVLDQTPLDLPEQSLHTRAVWYTISAELLGASDGVAGTGGHRTGTEVLEPVGTGGSGVGTEELGGAPGTGAELDPARVPGALHAAEHAAIGLLPLFATCDRWDIGGVSTAWHEDTGEATVFVHDGHPGGAGFADRGFAAIVPWLAATREAIVSCECPAGCPSCVQSPKCGNGNDPLDKAGAVAVLDTVLGALRQHGSVSGHGVA
- a CDS encoding bifunctional DNA primase/polymerase yields the protein MLDANWPDSWRGAFRIEMRAEAIGLAWRGWPVFPGAEPAALTAEGDDLTWRRPVPAQDNWRELTETHPHEVATWFGDDTHSLLVATGTVLDAIEVDDELGKAAARLLRATGHPAPIVAMPNGRWLFLTTVAASIPRELADQASIQWHGANGYIPLPPSPFQHGVVHWRVKPEVWGWQLPEAADVHDVLVRALAGDQAVAPVASLSTAA
- a CDS encoding sodium-translocating pyrophosphatase translates to MSRQFLAEGELTLSGGGYTIVGVIAVVALAALVIGYVLLKEVLAAGQGTSKMQDIAKAVQEGAAAYLKRQRNTLAIFGAIVFVLLFALPADDWNEKIGRSIFFLVGAGFSFAIGYLGMWLATQANLRVAAASREAGGREKAMRLAFRTGGVVGMITVGLGLFGAAVVVLVYTGQAPKVLEGFGFGAALIAMFMRVGGGIFTKAADVGADLVGKVEQGIPEDDPRNAATIADNVGDNVGDCAGMAADLFESYAVMLVAALILGSTAFGVHGLIFPLIVPAIGVITAVIGVYITKAKAGEGGLVTINRSFYISAAISAVLSTIAAFVYLPGSFSELTSGATSEPGSPALIATISVIIGIVLAAVILKLTGYYTGTEHKPVKEVGKSSETGAATVILAGISVGFESAVYTALVISAAVFGAYLLGGGVALFAVALAGTGLLTTVGVIVAMDTFGPISDNAQGIAEMSGDVDEDAAQILTELDAVGNTTKAITKGIAIATAVLAATALFGSYQDAISKALKSIPEAAQASASALNFFVNEVVSPNTLVGVIIGAAVVFLFSGLAVNAVSRAAGAVVYEVRRQFRDIPGIMEGTTRPEYGRVVDIVTRDSLRELTTPGLLAVFAPIAVGFGLGTGALAGYLAGAIASGTLMAIFLANSGGAWDNAKKLVEDGSHGGKGSDAHEATIIGDTVGDPFKDTAGPAINPLIKVMNLVSVLIAPAVVQFSIGADANVGIRIAISLVAVAIIVAAIVVSKRRESVLSENPAQAKA
- a CDS encoding serine protease, with protein sequence MTRRLLGTLFAMLTASALVGTATAQAATTTFAGTVALSNCSGSVVKPPEASLDDPALVLSNGHCLQEGFPDPGEVIVDKPSTRTFSLLSKDGRSSLGTLKAKKLLYATMTDTDVSLYQLDTSYAKIKSAYGIAPLTLSPTRPSAGIAMDVVSGYWKKIYSCNVDGFVHELREANWVWKDSIRYTSACKTIGGTSGSPIVERSTGKVVGVNNTGNESGQRCTMNNPCEVDAAGKVTVRKGINYGQQTYQLTSCLSHSELDLSNPNCRAPKP